In Flavobacterium piscisymbiosum, the sequence GCCAGTTTTATTGCCGGCGGTTTTTATTCGCCAGAAGCGGAAGACTTGAAAAAAGTACGTAAAGAAATTGCTTTTTTTCATGAAGATCTGGAAGCTATTATTGCCGATAAAAACTTTAAGAAAGAGTTTGGAAGTTTAGATGTAAATGAAACCAATTCGCTTAAAAACCCGCCACGAGGTTACGAAAAAGACCATCCTGCAATTGAGTTTTTAAAACTAAAAAGCTTTACAGCTACTCAAAAATATGATATTGCTGAAGTCACTCAAAAAGACTTTGTTGCCAAAATGAGCAAAAAACTAATTGCTTTAAAACCTTTAAACGAATTCATCAATCGCGCTTTAGAGACGGATGAATTTTAGTTTAAAATAAAAGTTTGCCACGAATTTCACGAATAAGCACGAATTAATTAGTGAGAATTGGTGAAATTCGTTGCGAAAAACTTCAATGAATGAAAAGAAAAATACTTTTTCTGGGAGAATCTTATCGTGCGGACGCTATT encodes:
- a CDS encoding DUF2461 domain-containing protein, producing the protein MLTKESLQFLDDLKKNNNRDWFQDNKKRYEIFKKDYHQLVSDFLDVMKPLDPSLELLEVKNCTFRINRDIRFSKDKSPYKAHLGVWMSTGAKGANRAGYYVHIEKGASFIAGGFYSPEAEDLKKVRKEIAFFHEDLEAIIADKNFKKEFGSLDVNETNSLKNPPRGYEKDHPAIEFLKLKSFTATQKYDIAEVTQKDFVAKMSKKLIALKPLNEFINRALETDEF